GCCTCGGCAGCAAGGTTACCGCATGTCTCCCCTACaaagaacgtttggagcagtatgggcagagtcctccaaccagctcccgattttgaagatctaaaccgccaattggacagaatgtgggaCGACGACTCTCAGGAGAACTTTAAACACGACTGTACCAGTCAATAACTGCTTTTGTAACGGCCAGAGCTGCACCAACACattgactagctcaatttgtgaagctctttctcttgaatgaacagTCAACTTTCTCTGAAATTGCGATGTACATCTACAAACAAACTACTACATCTATCGATTactgtctcattcggataattccttggtggtTCGTTTTATCTTGTCAGTGTATAAAGAGGTATTGTTAGAACCAAGTAAAACAGTTTAGTGAATAGGTCAGAATACATTTGCGTTTCACTTGTTCAACATTAAATATTATCGAATGGAACTTCAGAAAGGAGATCGTTTTGCAGTATAGCTtccaggtaggtcagaaaatttgttCAGGGAACTGAATGACACCAGATCTCGTTCAGGGGTAATATCAGAAAgattgccaaccactgcgccataaCAATTAAGTAACTTAAGTGGCGCCCATTTTCTGTGGCATACTACACCCggtgttgattggttggttgatttaaaggAGGGGGGAAGGGACGAAACTGCTAGGCCATCGATCCCTCGTTCCGAGACAAAACACAGTtggaagaaaggaaaaaccacaagaataacagaggggcaacaaacactaaaaaggACAATATCggccaagaaaaccacagagagacgcaaggaAGATGTACAAAAGATCGAAACAAGATAACAGATTATCAtgtctggctgaccatgagaataaaaaggagaagccagccactctgcaatacattgAAACCTCGACCCGAAAAGCACTAGGATGAAGGACACCGAGGAACAAAGGACATCCGCTAAAACTTTCATCAAATGATAAAAACCACCCTCACGAATGAAGCgtgaaactaaagctgctgttgaggcattgtcacccagcaccgaaggtagggtgctgggaaagttaaaagtccgtcgCCGAGTGGCTAAAACTGGGCAGTTCAGtaagaggtggacgaccgtcatttgtgagcctcgccgacaccgaggtgggtcctcgcgacggaggagctAACcttgcgttagccacgtatggccagtgCAGAGCCAACAgaagacaactgattccctgcgagatgaCTGCATGGAGACTTCCACACATTCCTTAATTACACGCAgtatgttgtgcatactgttatggcattccgtctcccaaagccgaaaaaccgtgCGGAGTAAGATAGGccgcaggtcagtttcggagacgCCTATCTGAAGAAGCAGTTACCACATAgtgtgtttggccagcctgtcatcaATTTCGTTGACTGGGATTCCGACGTGCCctgggggtccacacaaacaccaatgAACGACGGGACCGTTACAGGGCACAGATAGACCCCTGAATGGACGCTAcgaaaggatggtgagggtagcattGGTCGATAGCTTTTAGAATGCTCAAAGAGTCAGTAgaaaggagaaatgactcgccagggcatgcgtggatgtgctcaagagcacaagatatgacCACCAGCTCTGCAGGGGAAACATTGCAGCCATGTGGCAAGGAGTGCTTcacaatatgtcctccatgaacgtagCAAAGTCTACGTGATCAtcagccgtcggtgtaaaccactttatGGCCCCAGTACATGTCGAGGAGCGAGATGAAGTGATAGAGCCGCAGGTCCATGGGAAAGAATCTGTGGCATGGCTAAAAAAAGgtacgtggagaaagggctaaaaaccatacaaaaatggaggcccaaaactaaaaattaaatggccttccctATATTGCTTCAGCGGATAAAAAGGAAAACACGGTCGACAGgccgcgcgtcattcgctaaaactgctgataaatcagatggcaaacccaagctggaaagtaaattggtaaaaaaagggcattccagcaggaagtggcgacagttaaaatttgggggcAATATGTAAAAAGTGGTGGGCAgcgccactgagcaaatgacgatggctagaaAGATAGTACCCAATacacagccgagttaaaataacctcctcccggcgggagggcctaGAGGAGGTAGTCCAAGGCGccaggagaggcttaataagccaaagcttattcctgtgaagggaggaccattggcgatgccaaagggacaccacttcctgacactacaatgaagatatcatcagagggaatataggaactcgcAGGATGCGGTACAAGCACTGCTGCGTTGGCAGCAGCGTCAGAAGCCTCGTATCCTAGCAgatcgacatgaccaggaacccacaaaacatcacactggctccaccatgagtgagcaagtgacagctttcctggacctgctgcactaaCGAATGAGCAGCGTACAGCGCACAGAGACTTTTGGAGGGCGCCGAGTgtgtgagcagaggacacaattgggaaggctatgtcgccagatgtactctgcggcctgatacaaggcgaaaagcTCGGTTTTGAATACTGAGAAGCGTGCCGTAAGCCGATATtgaaagacacaggtgccaatgacaaaggcacacctgaccccacagtcagtccgagacCCATCAGTCactaagttccatgtgaaggtcgtgaaacagTGATAtactgaggctggagtagtgtccttaggaagcgaatgaaggccaagattAGCATGGGCcacttcatgaagccaaggtggtgaagggttcacacccactgggaaagttttatgttgtgtgtgaaatcttatgggacttaactgctaagatcatcagtccctaagcttacacactacttaacctaaattatcctaaggacaacaacccccccccccccacacacacacacacccctgaaggactaacctccgccgggaccagccgcacagcccatgactgcagcgcctaagacctctcggctaatcccgtgcggcaggaAAGTTGTaccatgaagttaagctgccattGCAAGTGGCGAACGCAGACGCCGGAAGGTAACAGGAAAGGGAcaagccccatactgacgatcagaGGAATCATCAAGGAAGGAGGCATAAGAGGGGTGGCCATGCATGGTAGACGaacagcatgcatacctgctcAAGAGAAAGTCATGGCGGTAGATCAGTGGTACTTCAGCAGCTTCAGTGTACTGACTCAACTGGACTGGTGTAAAAGGTACccatggccaaacggatgccatgattGACAGTCTTGAAATAGCTTGAAAGTAtgggcgtgcagatgcataaacaaagcacccatagtcgagtttcgaactgACAGGGtctcggtacaaacggaggagggtggtggttcgatcggcaccccaggaagtaccattgaggacacttaGTAGATTGAGGGACTGAACAGCTGGCAGCCACgtaagatacatgggaggaccaagagtgtttcctgttgagcacgagccccaggaatttcgtagtgtcaacgaacggaagggcaacaggaccAAGATGTAGAGATGTTGGGAGAAACCTCAGATCCAAATTTGAGGTctcatgtctgtgtggccatgttcattgtggagcgaggggtaacaagaacagatctAAAGGTGCCAGATGGGacaacacagggtttgcgactagccagtaacttttgAGCTACTGGGTGAGATACTTCCCCTTTACCCAAATCTCTAACAGATACACTGGACAATACTAGGAGGCGGCCgcgtggccgccattgcagttgatacagcctGGAGAAGGAGGCGTACATTCGCTCTCatgtgcatccctgccacaggttaccCATTTTACTGGGTGTCAAGATGTTCGAGTGTGGGTGAAACGATAACACTGGAAGCAGCGCAACCAGATTCGGAATGTATGGCCGAACTGTGatgatttcatagcctgctttaatcTTTGGTGGCAGCACTACCCTATCAAAGGTGAGGGTAAGGTTGGTGCCCACTTGCAAGGAGGAATCTACgtttttcattacacaatggtcAGCAATGATACCCTACTCAGAGACGTAAAAGTGTATTTCAGcctcagaccatcaagcagcctggtgtaaattacaccatgggaagaattcagcgttttatgtgcctcgacatgaacagggtagccatggagaagcaaggcagcaattagtagttgtgcttgagaatcagaagccgtCCCCAAAAGCAACGTGCCATTCcacaaacgagagcaggatttcacagagccAGCAATGGCATCAGTACCTTTCTGAAAAATAAATGGATTGACCCTGGTAAAGGACTTACCGTCTTCAGTATGAGATACCACAAGGAGCCACGGTGTAGTGGAAGTGTCTTCGAATCAGTAGCCTCATGTTTACGTTCTGTCGACGTCGTTGGAGAGGATGATTGACTCATCGCAAGGAAATCTCCATGATTACCAGAATCTGAAGGCGTTCTCCTTCCAACTTGGTGCCTCCTTCACAAGTGGCGCACCTGCCTCAGATGAATGTTCACACCTCCAGTCGCACCTCCCGAAGAACTGATAGGGGAACCAGTGGGCAATCTGGGAAGGTTGCAACTTAGGCAATCACCCCtcttgggcctggcctgtaccaggggtacaTGTGAACCGTAACTGTCGACCCTGGGCTGGGAATTGCGCATTACACAGTCACCTGTTTTGTGTCAGAcgcatgggctggccttcaggagcacacagggaggaagaagaaaaacagGGTCCTCAAACGCCGAagtgcaggaaacagagaaaggaaaagagACTCAAAGTTGGGACAGTTTGCAGGACAGCAACAGAATGCTGAACATTCCCAATAATATGCCACACATGTTCACCAAGGGAGGGGGGAAAGAATAGCAAGAGcacagacatgcagcacggaagggagaaAGTGCTGCAATGGCCGGGGCCTTGTGGTAGCCAAGCTCAAACCcatcaaagagtggcgagccccctgacGGGGCGGCCTAGGTGTTCACCATGGAGAAGTATGTAAATGTACCTCGAGGAGAGGTGACAACGGGAAAGACTCCAGACAGAATAGAGAGGACACAAACCGCTATCTTAAGCCCTGAACTGTGctgccgatgtgggagatgaactgccatggtTGGGAAAAGGAAATAGTAATTCAGATGCACAGCACTACGACCATGCACAACGTagctggccagcagttgtgctcACCTAACCtttaatggagggactccagccttcaccaggacactggtcaccagactcattcTGAAAGCTCCCGTCGCCAGtctaacgccacagtggtgcactgggtcaagggTCAAgcaaatgcaacgctgagggcggggaggggcggggggaactatgggaggctccAACTTGGTCTTGGAAAGTATGGAGTgataggaagttttggataaatatCGAGAGCGAcctccagagaccccactcatacagtgtGGTAAGGATATGTCACCAGGTtgtgtcgtatgctttatgtaaatcaagaaacatggcaaccagatgttggtgccccgaaaaggctgttcggatggcagactctagtGATaagatcagtggtagagcgaccctggcagcaGCTGTCCTGAAATGaaaccagtaggccacatgactccaggacccatcccaactgccgacacaccacacATTCCAGCAGATAACACCAAGTTTGTGAGGCTGGTGGGCCAGTagttatccacatcaagcgggttttagcACTGGAATGGTGTTCTCCCTACATGCGATCGAAAGAagtcatcgcaccagatccagttgaagattatgaggagatatcgcttgtagccagacgagagatgtttaatcatctgactgtggatctgatcctgcccaggagctgtgtcaggtcaatgtgcaagggcgctgagaagCTCCCACACtgtgggttcactgtggcatgtagtgaacgagaggactttacATCCCATCTGCCGTTTGAGGGTCCGAAagcgtggggggggggaggagggtaatTCTCTGATagagaggctcgagcatagtggtCAGTAAAGTGTTCAGCAATCacgtttgcgtcagtagataacacgccattgatgttaatgccagagaCACTTGTTGGGGTCTGTTATCCAAAAATACGTCTCATGTTCATCCAGACTTGcaaaggtgacgtgtggcacccagtGGTAGACACGTAACTCTCCCAACACTCTTAGTTGTGTCGTTTTATAAGCAGGCGAAGTCTGGCATGGAGcagcttaaaggctattaggtgctctagggaagggtgccgctgatGTTGCTGTAGAGCTCACTGACGCTCTTCaactgcctcagcgacttccggcgactgtCTTTCACTCTAGAGAACGAGATCGTATTTCTGCAGCAGgaacgatcgttgtagtgacctgatCAATGACAAAaccgatggcaccatgtggggaagATTCAGCGATGACAGCAGAGGTAATGGCTTCCCAGTCTGTCTTGTTTAAAGACAATCTATGTAGGCATCCATGGGCATGACGTGGGGGGaaagacaggaagatggggaactgCTCACTGCCACACAGGtaatcatgtgctctccagttgaTAGGTGGGAGAAGGCCAGAGCTGTAGACCGAGAGATtaatggccgagtatgtgccatgtgccacactgaaatgtgtgacaccacctgtatttaagaggtggAGGTCGAATTGTGACActaaattttcgacctccctacctcgGTCAGTCAGCATtgcgccaccccacaaggggttatgagtgttaaaatctcccaaaagtaggaaaggttcagGGTGTTGATCTATCAGTGCAGCCCATTAGTCCAGGGATACTGCAGCatcaggaagatatacattgcagacagttatttcctgcatcatcatcatcatcatcatcatcatcatcatcatcatcatcatcatcatcatcatcatcatcatcatcatcatcctgacaGCTACAACTTCAGGACGGTTTTGAAGTGGCAGGGGTTCACTACAGACCAGgacagacacaaactccacctgacattctATTATAGTCGCTTTGGTTCCTGTAACATTCCTTATAGCTGTGgacggcaggggtctgcattgccaggaaccaggtttcctggagggaaatgtagaaagcaggtgtaaagcttagcagctgctgtagctcagccaggtggtggaaaaacccccacaattccactggaggattccgTGATCGTGGGaaagggaaggcatgaaacactcaatgaggcagtctacgcctcaggggCACCTGCTGCCACCCATTTAGTACCTGTGCAATCGACATCCAGTGTGTCCGATGGCCCAGCGAGATTTAGTTCCTCAGTGGGCgctagaatctccacctcatcctcagaaagAGCTTGGAGGTAGTGCTGGTGTGGGTGCCACGACAGTGCCTTGGTTCTTTGGGGTCTTTCTGTTTAGGTTTGTGACTCTACTCTGTATATTTACCtgactgggagggcttcactgattcagtctcacaGACCAAGGAGGATCTTTAAGCCATATGACCAGCTACctctggttgcttcagccactggctatTGTCAGCTTGGCCACTGGTGGGAACCTGGCATGAAAGTGCCTGAAGGGGTCCCATTCTGTCGAGAGGGGCCGAAGAAGGTACTTTTTCAGCTGAGAAGTGGGAACTGATGTCCACGATGGTTGGAGCAGGGGTGCTACTCCTTCAGTAGGTTGTGCAGAATCAACAGGGAGGAAAGTGCCCCCACCATAAAGTGGGCATGTGGAGTCTGACAGCTCAGAGCCAACTGTACACAGTGGAACAGAAGATGGTAGAACCATTGTCTTAGTGGCAGCATAGATTGACATATTCACAGGATGCAGCCTCATTTTCTCTTAGCCTTAGTGTAGGTGAGTCACTCCAGggccttgtattccattattttcctttctttctggagaatcctgcagtctggcgagcaaggcgaatggtgctctgtagttgacacagatgggaggtggagcACAGGGAGTGTTGGGATATGAAGGATATCCCAtcaggtgatgctggaagtacagcaggaagacacggCCAAAGTTCCAGCACGTAAATCACTGCATCAGGGGAAGAAGACAagcaccttgaccttcttgggtaatgtgtcacACTAAGGCGAAGATGAAGGCCcaagtggcaacctgattatccatcGAATCCCGGTGTGCAcgctggacgaaatggacacctcgcccTCTCTAAACTGGTGCACAGCTCAttgcagactgcaaaagaaggtccctgcaaAATATGATAGcccggaccatatttaagctcttataggGCATGATGGAAACAAACATCCCACCTTGTCACAGgagagtaatgcccatgactgggcagaggatgctgtttttatcaagtcCGACCATGAgcccattttggacaagccctccacttccCCGAACTTGTCTCTAAATGCTCCACTCCGACATGAGGCCCTCCCCAcatgcgccacccagccacagcaaaggccacctggcaggatttcCACTGCCTTGAGTCCAGATTCTcaagggtgatgggcatctactccttggcacatgtggggagttaacggcgcaggcatcagcagagcgattcttgtgtgttcagggggctacaaccaacatggtacatggagaccccaccacaacagactaccgaactggatatcaggcgcaaacgaGCTAAAATCCACGTTGATGAAGGATGCGAGAgttctcagcgcatgatggacactgtgccacgtaaggcgcccttacccaattggctcgctcttcggggaaAGTTCGAGGAATgggggtcaaaccctacaggggactatcacataaaggccgaaacgtgagagACCCCATtatgtcgcctcttacgacaggcaggaatacctcaggcctattctaatccctggacccACAGGGGGTACACCCAGGATAGGTGCACTGCTGTCAACTGATCACAGAGCTTTATCAGCgggattttttccttttctttttatattAGGGTTTAACTTACTATGACGTGAAATAGTACACTGAATCACTTACCTTTGGgagttcggctaatcccgcgcggcggctgtTTAGTGGGCGCTTTCTTACACTAGGGTGTAACTTACGACTACGTACAGTAAGTCTAAGCACTTACCTTTGGGAGTTTCTGAGCAGGTTTGATGTGTATACCGCCGACCTCCACAACAGCTGGAACAATTGGTCGCGGAGGATTCAAAGATGGGTGTGAATTGACGAAAAGCATACTAGTACTTTTTGCTATTTCTTGTAAAGGAGGGAGGCTGTCGCCGAAGTACTTCCTGACTATCTTATTTGTAGGTTTATCCATGTACTCGTAAAAAAATAACTTGCTATAGGTCACATACCAAGCGTTTCTCAGACGCTCAAAGAAGCTCATGTGGTCACTGAGCAATAGAAACATGTGTGGCAAGTACGACGGATTTTCAGGTAAACCAAAACTATCCGGATTCCACGGCATAAAGACAGAAGAAATGAGTCCAATGTTGGGTGCCTGAAATTTGTAGACGAAGGGCAGCATACAGTCACTCGTGAATGGCTCAGTGAAGATTAGATCGTATTTTTCATTTGACTTCATTAGCTGTTGCATTGGGGGGAACTGCAGTAGCTTATCACACGCGTGCACTGTGAGGCTTTCGAGTAGTTTGAATGTTACCGAAGGATCATCTCTACCAAACATATCGTCCATTGGAATTCCATTCACGACGGAAGGCAGAGAACCGACCAGGCTTATGTCAGTGTAGTTTGGTACAGGCTTAGCTTGAGGGAAGTGGCTGTAGACAAACACCTCGTGGCCTTTGGCAGCGAGCGCCTTCATCACCTCCTCGAACATTATAAAGTGGCTCTTTCCTGGATAATTGAACAGACCCAGAATGCGGGCAGCATTCGATTCTTCATGTAGCACTGCCACTATAATCACCAGGAAAATGTACTGCATCTGCAAAAAAATATGGATGGCTATAGTAGGCATTCATGTTCAACTAAAATATCGTCAGTAAAAAGTAAGTCATGTCAAAAGATATCCCTAAATTTAAATTATTTGCTCAACATACTTTTAGCTTGAGTCACTAACCCCTAtcgtgatggttggtttgtggggcacacaactgcgcggtcatcagcgcccatagaaAGTCCTTATATTTAAACAGTCCAATTTTAGTCACTTTGACGGATGACgacgattatgatgaaatgatgagggcaacacaaacacccagtcctcgggcagagagaATTCCCAACCCAGACTAACCCCTATCGTTGCAATATTTTGCAGGAAGGCGTTGGGTCATGTACCTCACGAAATGGTAATCGATAATGTTTGAGGATAGAGTCTTCACCTGAAGCGAAGTGTTATCTACTCGTTTCTTGGTTGCAGGAAACGAGCGCTAGGTCAGGAAGATGGTATGGCTGTGTTAGTGATTACCTGTTCCGTAAGCAGaaaattttcattcacttgtgAGTGCTATGTATATATTTTAACcacttaattattaattattagtgTGAGCCTTGCTTGTTCACGACGTGTGTCTAGCCACTTCTACTGTTACAGTTATCAGGGCATGCAGCGATCAGTTAACATTGTTTACGTCACCGAGATCATTAACTAGTTACTAGCTGTTTTGCTGAGCTGCCAGGGTGTTCATAATGTCCCTATCTTGGGTCCCCCAACACAGAAATGGaaaatatacactggtgtgcaaaacatacCGTCGTAAGAAACCTTCGTATGATTTGTCCCCTGCCAGATGACATAGGtagctccatgaaacttggaccatacatggaaagtgctacagtatagtacagaaggttacaaagaaatacggaatgaaccgagcagaaatgacactttcattcaaaggcaGAAATTACTATGAAGTCACCGCAATTCACGATGGTGCTATAGACACCATAGAAGATGTGACATAGTTGTTAGGGGTATGATCACTGACGGCAGAGCATGCTCGTCAACACGCTCCCATGCTGCCCACAAGTTTGGTATGGAAATCTtggggtagggcgttccattcctccatcagcgctgttgacaactgctggatcatCGTTGGTGCATGAGAACGTGctgcaacgcatcccacacgtgatcGATGGCGTTTGAGGatggggcaggccagtccatttgccgaatctcctctcgtttcaagagcccctactcatatgctgttccatgtgCCCAAACATCGCCATCCATAGAAATGAACTCAGGACCGAATGGACCTCCCCCCAGAAGAGAGACACATGGTACCGTGTCACAATGACGATGAATGGTGTGTGTTCAGTGATTgaggtcagtacgtccatgcaacattatgtctcgcCACACAGTAGCACTTTGACCACAGAAACGATCACGCTCCACAATGCTGGAAGTACCCtgatatggtgagaggtgggagcaagtaatgcacacaggaacattgtcgaacatgatcgcttTGGTAGTTCAAGTGTTTGTCACGCGACGCATAATGTTACATGGATGTACTAACCTCCAGATCTTTAAACATGGTACACAAATCGGTCAACGTTATTTTGACACGTACTCATCCCCCATGTCAGTCTTTTCATCGGTGCTTCCGGTCCTGACTGCATTGTTAGGGTTCCGtgactcaatcggtaaaaacggagccCTTACGATCGCTCCGTTGTCAGTCTGTCCATCCGAGTGTTGATATCCTCTTTTCtcactaaggtcttcagtcccttgacggcataataaacgttagcttcaaCGTCAATGCAATCAAACTACGGCCACTTATGTCATATGTATTGATGCAATCACACTCAGAAAAAACTATAGGTTACTTCCTGTTGGTTTAGAATGATGAAATTCGGCAGTAAGTGAGCTTTCACAGTACAAggtaaggaaaaaaatccgaaaattgttaatttgtaactaacATCACACGAAAagatttgtcatttgttattcgacgTCAGGCTTGAAATGAAAACAATCAACAGTTCTACATTCAGTCTTACTGGGTCGCAATGGTGAAAGACGTCAGGCAAGGAATGATTACTTCAATATTCGTATGACGCgattcggaatttatccatcatatatccaagagcgattactgcacgtaaatATGGCGGTTCAAGTTTTATATGGAACATTAGCagactagtctgcgaatgtttCACTTACCACTTTAAAGGCCGTTTCCATGGTCAGTAGACTTAGATCTATTTTGCATGTATGTCCGAcagaacattgcatcgttcttctcaaTAATAAAaacactgcaatatcttatttattcGCTGCTATGAGGTAGTGACCCCTGAAAGGGTAAATACAGAATGTATTTACCAGTACAGACGAAGTAACGACGATGTATAGAAGTTTTTGTCGAAGTTTTTGTCTGGTCGCGAATCGTGCACTGATAGCCACAGCTGTTACGGCGATCGCTCgagtaaagcgggaaatctggatGCGAGTCCCAGTCTGTCATCAATTTTCCAGGTCGTCATTCCCTTTtgtagctgatggttgttcgtattcgtacCTGCGAACATATTtcacggctgtagtcgccgcaatgcCGCCTCCTTGGGATATGGATTCATGTTCGAAAGAGCATTGCGCGTTTCTTCTTaacacacgcactgcaatatcttatttgcAAATGCCTTACCAAGGGCAAAAGGAACGGCTACTTATGTATGCAGGAGAGCGGGAAAGGGAGGTGGGGG
This genomic stretch from Schistocerca cancellata isolate TAMUIC-IGC-003103 chromosome 5, iqSchCanc2.1, whole genome shotgun sequence harbors:
- the LOC126188145 gene encoding UDP-glycosyltransferase UGT5-like, coding for MQYIFLVIIVAVLHEESNAARILGLFNYPGKSHFIMFEEVMKALAAKGHEVFVYSHFPQAKPVPNYTDISLVGSLPSVVNGIPMDDMFGRDDPSVTFKLLESLTVHACDKLLQFPPMQQLMKSNEKYDLIFTEPFTSDCMLPFVYKFQAPNIGLISSVFMPWNPDSFGLPENPSYLPHMFLLLSDHMSFFERLRNAWYVTYSKLFFYEYMDKPTNKIVRKYFGDSLPPLQEIAKSTSMLFVNSHPSLNPPRPIVPAVVEVGGIHIKPAQKLPKDIQEFMNGAEHGVILFTLGSTISATDLPAEKRKAIVEAFAELPQRVLWKWEDDELPGKPPNMMVRKWLPQYDILSHPKMRLYISHGGLMGTIEAIYNGLPMIGIPLWGDQPSNVMMCVRRGVARLLRFHEISKQSLLQNIREVINDPGYKQRAVELSEVYKDRPMSSREAVVYWSEYVIRHKGARHLRTAALDLQWYQLLLLDVLAVVFVGLTAVVGVGVGLLRLVLRKSGFLRRVSSEDKLLQKKQQ